The Planococcus liqunii genome includes a region encoding these proteins:
- a CDS encoding dioxygenase, whose product MTETVVKNERVLSAYEGFVKHMKNFLDEQQFNHEEYTNFVKWADRLGRSGEIPLFLDVFVETHVLEAKYKNSPGTEPSLLGPYYVENPPLLEEAPFVIPQRENEPGDKLVFSGNVSSVNGPLKNTKVEWWQDDADGLYSNFDSTAPDFNLRGQFYTDEKGNFEVHSIVPIPYQIPTSGPTGEFTFAAGYHAYRPAHIHIKFEHEGHETLITQVFFEGDQWLETDVAGGVRSSLLTKLIDKDDHKEASLNFVMRTE is encoded by the coding sequence ATGACAGAAACAGTAGTAAAAAATGAACGCGTGTTATCAGCTTACGAGGGCTTCGTCAAACACATGAAAAACTTCTTGGACGAGCAGCAATTCAACCACGAGGAATACACGAACTTTGTAAAATGGGCAGACCGCCTTGGGCGCAGCGGAGAAATCCCGTTGTTCTTGGATGTATTTGTAGAAACGCATGTTTTGGAAGCAAAATATAAAAATTCTCCAGGTACCGAGCCTTCCCTTCTTGGACCTTATTATGTAGAAAATCCGCCTTTGCTCGAAGAAGCGCCATTCGTTATCCCGCAGCGCGAAAACGAACCGGGCGACAAACTCGTATTTTCCGGCAATGTCAGCTCTGTAAACGGACCGCTTAAAAACACAAAAGTGGAGTGGTGGCAGGACGACGCAGACGGCCTGTATTCGAACTTCGACTCCACGGCACCGGACTTCAATCTTCGCGGCCAGTTCTATACGGATGAAAAAGGCAATTTTGAAGTGCACTCAATCGTCCCGATCCCTTATCAAATCCCGACTTCAGGACCGACTGGCGAGTTCACGTTTGCAGCAGGCTACCACGCTTACCGCCCTGCGCATATCCATATCAAATTTGAGCATGAAGGCCATGAAACATTGATTACCCAAGTATTCTTCGAAGGCGACCAGTGGCTGGAAACAGACGTAGCCGGTGGTGTCCGCTCTTCTTTGCTGACGAAGCTGATCGACAAAGATGACCATAAAGAAGCATCCTTGAACTTTGTCATGAGAACCGAATAA
- a CDS encoding alpha/beta fold hydrolase: MELYKVNVNGNEIQVADYPGGKGPIVAIHGLTGTHKNMHYYAEKLKGDYRFIAVDLRGRGNSSEADPDTSIFKHAEDILGLIDELKLENPILLGYSMGGFISAIVASRLKSVKALILLDGAAKTTEHQRGIIQPSLGRISRHFDSKEHYAEEIKKIYANLGIEWTDVLQETAEYEVGATGGHWENKADESRIVADFESFYTFDPAATGKDINCPTLLVYAEGNIGSMPPLFYLDDYKETQAAIKQIDTVVSDCNHYTMVFEQRDDIQKDIEVFLNKI; encoded by the coding sequence ATGGAATTGTACAAAGTGAATGTAAATGGAAATGAGATTCAAGTAGCGGATTATCCAGGGGGAAAAGGTCCGATTGTGGCGATCCACGGACTGACTGGCACCCATAAGAATATGCATTATTACGCAGAAAAGCTGAAAGGCGATTACCGCTTTATCGCGGTGGACCTTCGAGGGCGCGGAAACAGTTCGGAAGCCGATCCGGATACTTCCATCTTCAAACACGCGGAAGATATTCTTGGTCTGATTGACGAATTGAAGCTGGAAAATCCGATTTTGCTGGGCTATTCGATGGGCGGATTTATCTCTGCAATTGTGGCAAGCCGCTTAAAATCCGTGAAGGCACTGATTTTACTGGACGGCGCCGCCAAAACGACCGAACACCAGCGCGGGATTATCCAGCCGTCGCTCGGCCGCATCAGCCGCCATTTCGATTCCAAGGAACATTATGCAGAAGAAATCAAGAAAATCTATGCAAATCTTGGCATTGAATGGACAGATGTGCTGCAGGAGACCGCTGAATATGAAGTCGGGGCCACTGGCGGCCACTGGGAAAACAAAGCCGACGAGTCCCGGATTGTTGCCGACTTTGAAAGCTTCTATACATTTGACCCGGCAGCAACCGGCAAAGACATCAACTGCCCAACCCTGCTTGTGTATGCCGAAGGAAACATCGGCTCCATGCCGCCGCTGTTCTATCTCGACGATTACAAAGAAACGCAGGCTGCTATCAAACAAATCGATACAGTCGTTT
- a CDS encoding anthranilate synthase component II — protein MIVIIDNHDSFTYNLVHYLEQFDPEVAVFQNRQITAEEVRNLSPNLIVLSPGPGRPVQSGATKEILCSLTEEFPILGVCLGHQTIVEHFGGRIIKGAQPMHGKVSLMNHDGKGVFAGIASPAKVTRYHSLIADQAEMPHCLIVTAETEDGVVMGVRHRTLPITGIQFHPESILTEAGFRMLQNCYEDAKAWTGNQNRKVAQ, from the coding sequence ATGATTGTCATCATCGACAACCACGATTCCTTTACTTATAACCTGGTCCATTACCTGGAACAGTTTGACCCGGAAGTGGCCGTTTTTCAAAATAGACAAATTACAGCCGAAGAAGTGAGAAACTTATCGCCGAATTTGATTGTGCTGTCACCGGGTCCAGGGCGGCCGGTCCAGTCGGGGGCGACCAAGGAAATTCTCTGTTCACTTACGGAAGAGTTTCCCATCCTGGGCGTTTGCCTGGGGCATCAGACCATCGTCGAGCATTTCGGAGGGCGCATCATCAAAGGAGCGCAGCCGATGCATGGCAAAGTTTCGCTAATGAACCACGATGGAAAAGGGGTATTTGCAGGGATTGCGTCCCCGGCAAAAGTGACCCGCTACCATTCGCTGATTGCCGATCAAGCGGAGATGCCGCATTGTTTGATCGTTACCGCTGAAACGGAAGACGGCGTCGTGATGGGCGTGCGGCACCGGACGCTGCCGATTACCGGCATTCAGTTTCATCCGGAGTCGATTTTGACGGAAGCGGGATTCCGCATGCTGCAAAACTGCTATGAAGATGCAAAGGCCTGGACGGGCAATCAGAACAGGAAGGTGGCGCAATGA
- a CDS encoding IclR family transcriptional regulator — protein sequence MSTEELDNFKKSGDYIQSLERGLQVIQAFSQQHSSMTVSDAAKKTGLSRPAARRILLTLEALGFAESKNGSYSLTARTLSLGYAYLSSNNSWSMAHPFMKQFVDQTGESCSISILDGADILYVARVSTKRIMSINLGVGSRLPAYATSMGHVLLANLPKAELEAYLEKMNFEKFTDKTITDKEEFLKVLEGVREKNWGGVDQQFEEGLRSIAVPIRNARGKVIAAMNCSVHAGRVNKDVLREEFLPLLQEAAEQIGQALAAANSSSFE from the coding sequence ATGTCAACAGAAGAATTAGACAATTTTAAAAAATCGGGTGACTATATCCAGTCACTGGAGCGCGGATTACAGGTCATTCAGGCTTTTTCGCAGCAACACTCGTCCATGACCGTCAGCGATGCTGCCAAAAAAACCGGGCTAAGCAGACCGGCGGCACGGCGCATCCTTTTAACACTTGAAGCGCTCGGTTTTGCCGAATCGAAAAACGGCAGTTATTCCTTAACGGCACGGACTTTATCGTTGGGCTATGCTTACTTATCTTCCAATAACAGCTGGAGCATGGCCCATCCGTTTATGAAGCAATTCGTCGACCAGACGGGGGAATCGTGTTCCATCTCTATATTGGATGGAGCGGATATCCTCTATGTTGCCCGAGTCTCGACAAAACGCATCATGTCGATCAACCTCGGCGTCGGTTCCCGTCTTCCAGCATATGCGACGTCCATGGGGCATGTGCTTCTCGCCAATTTGCCGAAAGCGGAGCTGGAAGCTTACTTGGAAAAGATGAACTTCGAAAAATTTACAGACAAAACCATTACCGACAAAGAAGAGTTTCTTAAAGTATTGGAAGGAGTGCGTGAGAAAAATTGGGGCGGCGTCGATCAGCAGTTCGAAGAAGGTCTGCGTTCCATTGCCGTGCCCATTCGGAATGCCCGCGGCAAAGTCATTGCAGCGATGAATTGTTCCGTACATGCTGGACGCGTCAACAAGGATGTGCTGCGCGAAGAATTCCTGCCGCTGCTCCAAGAAGCTGCCGAACAGATTGGCCAGGCGCTTGCCGCCGCTAATAGCTCATCTTTTGAATAA